The Pyrus communis chromosome 14, drPyrComm1.1, whole genome shotgun sequence sequence ATTGGTATCttgtaaatttttgttattgAATGCATAGGAATCatgacatttaaatttttttccaaatcccCATAAAGTATTTGAAGATatttaattgaatgaaataatgtaaaataaatgtagataataagtgagagacccaaaaaataaaaatttagacatccaaaaataaaaattttgcaaagtcaaacttaattatGGATATTGCTTAGTTGGAGCCTAATCATTGGGTTTTTATTAGAAAAGTTTACCATGATGGGTTATGGTTAaagtgtgacaacccgttccaaattttacgtttttattttattttaaaagcgcgaatttactaaattgccctagaggcaagggatttgacttatgttgaccatcgtctagagggacgtatgacttattcttttaacatattctcataatactcgtggatgtgaacgcataggtaaaagccgtttgcgagtccggattataaaggtatagttacggacgtttgaaattggttatttaaaagTAGTTAAATTGTttgaactcccaccttgtgggaagacTAACCAATCAGCCTTTAAGCAAGAAATTAAGGGACCaatcagaaaaagaaagggaggaccaatcagaaattgaggagaagagagagagaagctggCAGCTTCCCCAAAACCCAATCCAAAACGACATGCACGACCACCCATTTTCCGAGGCCTATTCCAGCCAACtctggtggagtttttcgatgccaccatcaccatcttgaagctctcattcccctctacaaaacccacccaagaaccaccttgattaaccatggtatggggcggtttgaggtcacgaaagttgacgaaaatcaatggtgctccggccacccttttcgattttccggaaaatcggcaaagcgatggccgatgccaccacttgggctttgtagcctatcatcccaggagaaaaacccaaccaaccttgaccccgttggaccaccgtagacgacgaatcgacgtcgggaagttttaggcacccgccggctttgtgggaaaaattgaccatcttccgtccacttttggacttcgtggcaggtatgaaagttgctccactcactgagatcttcatttttgtgaagtttgagaatttttggaaatagttggattttctggCGAGTCGggacggccgaccgccacccgcggcagtgcgtggccagtgggccgccaatgttatttttaggctatgtcgaatgtcttgaattcagtttttttatttgaatgacgtaggttgatcattggaacctaaatttgttacgatacgttacttgataaaaatgtgaatcgacgatccgaccgttggatcgtcaccaaaattggatacattataatacgtaatatttaaagatcataggaatttatggattgggaatctgacttacggatcttcctgaattggatttgtaagttagtaaaataaatgttcacggccacttgttttaggcaagtggcggagatccgaccgttggatcgtaatgaaaatttaatatgttattctagaaacatattgtggatcgttggaagttgcggattggaaatctgatatgcgtaTCTttcgggtcaagttatacagggttgtaaaccctaccgtcgatctttgatcgacgattgacttgtggtcaatgggtctcaaactattttagaatgtcgttgaggttgtgttttatgtgaattacgtattcttcatataagagttctgagatgtgatttgataattggtcacagggaccaatcattcaggacgcctcgatgtgtgcgctagagaatcatagcgtggactccaggtgagtggatattttcctttttatcgtacatattgttgagagttctatcgacacttttaaattgattaggtatattaccttcgtataattattgtgaatgcttgaagtacctatatgaactacgaatggcttgatccctgtttagggtacgtaggcagtctaacgagacgttagatgcagccataatatatttgagacaaaagccttatttgggaaattgagtaatgcgaaggaaatttggtaaagacaagttttagttttgtgaattagttggttaattagtgttaattgggttgttatggataattatccctgaaaataagtagttcgggagtagggcgttattgattgtacatttcacaccgtattgtttataattgaaaatgctacaacatggttgagtattagattgcatcatggtatatccatatgtatattacttgcatataattattgggaatgctttcaagtgcaaaggtagacgcaggacacccaggtaagcttcaggtgagtacatgttgatgttagtgatggtagtaagtacgattgtgttgagatatagtatagctcataaacctgcaccccggtgttagtgctctcgcccgtggccagggcacagtccttcatgtgatgttcacctctcgcaccttacgctcaccttggattcaaggtaggtgcacagtcctgtcgtacagaccactttaggtggttccgactcgtaggtgacccgcgattattcgcccagtcttcacgtgatcgtagcatttgagcgtatttatttacacccagtcctgtcgtacagaccactttaggtggttccgactcgtgtgcaggtatacttattgagctattggctagccaggattgatgagatatggataagtcgtacaggtcactataggtgactccgacttatatgctagccaggattgatgagatatggataagtcgtacaggtcactataggtgactccgacttatatgctagccatgattgatgagatatgaataagttgtacatgtcattttagatgactctgactgatgtatcactttgtattgattaaatTCATTTGGcatacttattaatgtatgataGAGTTGATGGCAACCCGTGGTTTTGATCATTTCTGAgcatggtttggatatatgtatatatgttgtactgtcctatagaaaacAATAAGGGgattacggtgaggggttattactgttagaaaggtaatagttttgggaaacTTGGTTTTACAgcttactcacactttttgttttgtaccccttcaggttttaattgctgagttcgtatcgacgaggatatatatagctaatcttagttttggtggctacttttaaaggtatgattcttacccacactacggTACCTtatttatgctctgacatcgcgtgtgaaatgggttcgctcccactcgtagcgcaacttagacacttttagattcaaatttattcactttttatacactatcacattttatggcttcgtcaccttccaggtgtcggccaacacagctcgattcagggtccaagtggactttctgggtcagggtgtgtcataaagaaaattgaattccaaagGGTGTACTCATATTTTCAGTAATTTTAATTGTCCCTACCTGAATTTCCCtatttaaaatgtttatatGATAATAAAAGCGAAATAGATAGAATGAGCTTTCAAGATTTAAATAACGgtactaaattttgtaaaattaaaCAGACGCAATGATTGCTACGTGACTTTAGacaaaatacccaaaaaataaatttaaataacgCAATTCCAGATAAAGGTTATGGACCCGACGGTTCAGTACGAGGCTCCTTAAAACGACAGGGAAATTTTGGTGCAAGTTAGCAGACTTCATGGAGTGAAGGTGCAATCTGCGCGGTGGGTGGAGGATTATAAATTTACAAGATTAGGGTTTTAATGTGtttagaccatcttcaacctTGGTTTATAACCTATTTTTCCCCTTCTATTCACCctcccccccaaaaaaaaatccaccCCAACCCAAGCTTAAAATTGGatctaaaacctaaaacctaaaacaaaaCCAGATTTGCCCCAGGATTAGTGGAGCTAGCCCACCATATACGTATATtttatttagtattatatttataaattcattgaatccaacagttaagatctaatttgatcaaagtcaacggtaaaaacaaaaatttaatggtccaaatttaaatctaaaggctaaagtaattaaaaacaaatcttttatgtgtttcatattttttcatagtgtttaacgagtttcatggtgtaacatcccacatcgcccaggagagtggatcatgtaagccttatatgtatattcctatccttacctagcacgaggccttttgggagctcactggcttcgggttccatcggaactccgaagttaagcgagtagcacgcgagagcactcccatgagtggtaacccactgagaagttctcgtgtgagttcctaaaaacaaaaccatgtgggcgtggtcggggcccaaagcggacaatatcgtgctatggtggagtcgcgCCCAGGTTGTGGTGAGGGCTCGGGCCAAAATGTgaaaatttggtatcagagccgaaCTTTGGCCATGGTgtaccgacgaggacgtcgggcctctaaggggggtgaattgtaacatccaacatcgcccagggaagtggatcatgtaagccttatatgtatattcctatccctacctagcacgaggccttttgggagctcattgacttcgggttccattggaactctgaagttaaacgagtagcgtgcgagagcactcccatgatggataacccattgggaagttctcgtgtgagttcccataaacaaaaccgtgagggcgtgatcggggcccaaagcggacaatttGCCGACTATTTGGCACCACTGACTATTTGGTTTTATTGCCGTGTTGACATTTGCCGAGTTTTTCATTAGCGTATGTTTTAAGATGTGAAAATTTATGTTTCAATTTTATACTATCTCATGATGTTCTGAATAAACATCTCTTTCTAAACTGAAAAATGTCACTTGAGTCAATACGTCGAATGGTACACAACTATTAGACGTTCCGGTTCAATAGTATATAATGTTCATGCTTCAAACATGTCTTACTGACTCGAGAGTGTATATACGAGCCTTCCCATTCCTTTATATGGCCTATTTATCGTTCATTTATTTTGTTCCGAATCTAGCTAAGATTTTCGATGATCAGAGATGATATAAAACCGGTTATATGACAAAATCTCTTGTCGACTTTCCATGAGCGAGGGAGATAAAATTCATTGATGCCGCAACCGTGTCAATTACTGACAGGCCAGAGCTTGCCCCACACTTTTAAATGAAACTTCCGGTTTCATATCCACCATCAGTACCAGATTGTTAAAGCACATTTCCATCTCTACCAATTCATGAAATTCAACGGCAAAAATTGGGAATATAAGTAAACATATGCCACATTATTGAACCACACTAGATTctgaaatttaaaagaaaaaattgctcaccaaaacaatgaaaatagagaaaaagatGGCTTATTCCGAACGCAATGAAAATTGGATTCATGTAACGAAAGTTACAGACAAGCAAaaatttcaagttacaacaGAAATTAAAACTTATTAACTGAAACACGAACATATTACTCTAACCAACTTATTCAAAATCACACAAGCCCAAAAGATCGTCGCAATTCTCGAGACAGCGCGAGTATATACCAAGTTTTCTTCAGTCTTTCGTCATCGAATTTTGTTGCccatcttctccttctcctttaaaaacaagaaaaaagacaATAAACAATTGAGTTTCGGCAAAGAGTTTTGAAATAATAATATCATTAAGCCACTGAAAAATAtaaaccataaaatatttacctttttctcttttccttaTTTTCGCagactaaaatattaaaatttcctAGATAATAGAAAAGCAAAGGGCAAAATAATttagtaaaaatattatttttattgctATTAGTAAATCCGACCCTTACATCAAAAACGTGGAAGGGATCAAACGGTTGTTATGCTCTACCATTAGAGGGTCATATACGATATTTCACTTAACCTAACAGTCAAAAGTAAAAGTAcaagaaaaatccaaaaattatcaaaattttacTGCTCATCTTCCATGACGGAAGCCAAACCAGTCACGATCTTTACTCCGGTCACCGACGATCTCTTGGGCTTCAGCTCCGGCGGCTTCCATTCCTTCACTACCACCGCATTTTCCTCCTCACCAGAACTTGCCGACATCTCAAACACCGACTCGCAGCCCAACTCATCATCCTCCCGCGAGTTCTCGCCCTGACTCTGTCCCAACTCGCCAGCCACCGGAGCCTGAGTCGAATCGGAAGGCGCCGGCGTAGCTCGACTGTGAGGAGACAGCCACTTGGCCTTGATGTATTCCGCTTTCCTCCACGGCGGAACGTGCATCCCCTTCTTTTTCAAGCTTTGCTTAGCCGCCTCCGACACCACCGCGATGATCCGCCACAGCCGGTCGGGTTTCCCGACGAAGATGTACGGAAGCGTCTGGAGAATCGCCTTGTAGCTCTTCGACGGCCGTGCGATCTCGAATTCCGATCTGAAATCGACGTCGATCAGCAGTCTCTCTCCTTTGACGATCACGTCAACGTAATCATATTCTCCTGCAAAAAAATTCAGTAAATTTTAGTCCTGATAAATTCCAACAATTCCAAGACGGCGTCGTATGGATCGATATATTTGGAAGGCGGAAAGAGAAGTACCGGCGGGATAGGAAGGAGCTTTTTCCCAACGAGATTTGCAAACCGACGCGTCGTATCCGAGAGCTAACAGGCTATCAGAAACGACGGTTCTGCAGGTGTCGTCTTTCCGCTTGCAGCAGGCCTTGTTTTTCTCAACGATCTTCGCCGCGTCGGCTAGCAAGTTCCTCTCGCTCACGCTCTGGCACGAAACCAAACCCTGTGGATAAACATTTTCGTATCAAAACGAAGTCGTTTTTTGGCTGTTGAAACTCCGGAGAATCAAATACTTTATTTACCTTCAGAAGCTCGCATGCTTCGGCAGAGGATGCCACGTTGGAGTCGCCAAAACCGCCAAACAGCTCCGATTCGTCTTCCGAACTGTCGTTGCCGTTGAAGCAGTTGCAGCGGTTCCGGCTGCACCGCGCCACAGCCGATGATTGCTTCTCGGTGCTGTCCTCGATGAAATTCTGGACCATCTTCGTCAAGCACATCGAACTCGGCTCGAACTCGGCCGATCCTCCGCTGCCGCCTCCGACGACGCCGTCCTTGTTGAAATGCGGCTCCTCGCTTCCGACGCCGgccttctctgccgcagcagAGTTTTTCAGTACGTTCGTAAACGGCCGCTCGAAGAGCCGCTTGAGCCGCGACTTCGCCACCACCGGCTTGACCGGCTCGAACCGAGTCAGGTCTTCAGGACTCGTGCGAAAATCGATCGGTTGGATTTTCATTGAAAAAGGCATGACCGGCGTGATCAAGTTCACGAGAAAAAAGAAATCAGAACC is a genomic window containing:
- the LOC137716133 gene encoding uncharacterized protein, which translates into the protein MPFSMKIQPIDFRTSPEDLTRFEPVKPVVAKSRLKRLFERPFTNVLKNSAAAEKAGVGSEEPHFNKDGVVGGGSGGSAEFEPSSMCLTKMVQNFIEDSTEKQSSAVARCSRNRCNCFNGNDSSEDESELFGGFGDSNVASSAEACELLKGLVSCQSVSERNLLADAAKIVEKNKACCKRKDDTCRTVVSDSLLALGYDASVCKSRWEKAPSYPAGEYDYVDVIVKGERLLIDVDFRSEFEIARPSKSYKAILQTLPYIFVGKPDRLWRIIAVVSEAAKQSLKKKGMHVPPWRKAEYIKAKWLSPHSRATPAPSDSTQAPVAGELGQSQGENSREDDELGCESVFEMSASSGEEENAVVVKEWKPPELKPKRSSVTGVKIVTGLASVMEDEQRRRRWATKFDDERLKKTWYILALSRELRRSFGLV